From Methanotorris formicicus Mc-S-70, the proteins below share one genomic window:
- a CDS encoding ornithine cyclodeaminase, whose protein sequence is MNNVCEVVELSGHIIDSHILPNVLDKIILMGGDFEIEKLEVGKTNEDISYAKLIVKGKDHKHLDGILREIQQMGAIVSTKDAKTEKALDDCVLPDNFYGTTNLPTYVKIDGVWKEVEDIEMDCVIVIENRDGEKVPVCKRMGLVKKGDDVVVGYGGIRVIPLERTREKDIFGFMQSEVSPEKPLDYYSKTIAKEMKKIKEKGGNIVWVVGTAIAHTRAHKILEELVREGYVDALFCGNGFATMDIEYALFKTTLGMDDECNVVKGGYKSHLVAINEMWKVGGIKKAVEKGILTKGVLYECVKNNIPYVIGGSLRDDGPLPDTIRDVIVAQDEMRRYAKKADMCVILATMLHGIATGNILPARVKTVCIDMNPYVVTRLQDRGTHQALGIVSDPCAFLHLLKKDLDNLS, encoded by the coding sequence ATGAATAACGTCTGTGAAGTTGTTGAGTTGAGTGGACATATCATAGACTCCCACATACTACCCAATGTGCTGGATAAGATAATCCTAATGGGTGGAGATTTTGAGATAGAAAAACTTGAAGTTGGGAAAACAAATGAAGATATTTCTTATGCAAAACTTATCGTTAAAGGAAAAGACCACAAACATTTAGATGGCATCTTGAGAGAAATTCAGCAGATGGGTGCTATAGTATCAACAAAAGATGCTAAGACAGAAAAAGCCTTGGATGATTGTGTTTTACCAGATAATTTTTATGGAACCACAAATTTACCAACTTACGTTAAAATTGATGGTGTTTGGAAGGAAGTGGAGGATATTGAGATGGATTGTGTTATAGTTATTGAGAATAGGGATGGGGAAAAAGTCCCTGTATGCAAAAGGATGGGTCTTGTGAAGAAGGGGGATGATGTTGTTGTTGGTTATGGAGGAATAAGGGTAATTCCATTAGAAAGAACAAGAGAAAAGGATATATTTGGATTTATGCAAAGTGAGGTCTCTCCTGAGAAGCCATTAGATTATTACTCAAAAACAATAGCAAAAGAAATGAAGAAGATAAAGGAAAAAGGAGGAAATATTGTCTGGGTTGTGGGGACGGCAATAGCACATACAAGAGCCCATAAGATATTGGAAGAACTTGTAAGGGAGGGTTATGTTGATGCACTATTCTGCGGAAATGGTTTTGCCACAATGGATATTGAATATGCATTATTTAAAACAACTTTGGGCATGGATGATGAATGTAATGTTGTTAAGGGAGGATATAAAAGCCATCTCGTGGCAATAAATGAAATGTGGAAAGTTGGGGGAATAAAAAAGGCAGTAGAAAAAGGAATTTTAACAAAAGGTGTGTTGTATGAATGTGTGAAGAATAATATCCCATATGTAATTGGTGGTTCATTGAGAGATGATGGACCTTTGCCAGATACAATAAGGGATGTTATAGTTGCTCAAGATGAGATGAGGAGATACGCTAAAAAAGCAGATATGTGTGTTATATTGGCAACAATGCTTCATGGTATTGCTACTGGGAATATACTACCTGCAAGAGTTAAAACAGTTTGCATTGATATGAATCCTTATGTTGTTACAAGATTGCAAGATAGGGGAACACATCAAGCACTCGGCATTGTTTCTGACCCATGTGCATTTTTGCATTTGTTAAAGAAGGATTTGGATAATCTCAGTTAA
- the trxR gene encoding F420-dependent thioredoxin reductase, with protein MIYDTIIIGGGPAGLTAGIYAMRAKLNALCIEKENPGGRIAEAGIVENYPGFDEIRGFELAQKFTEHAKKFNLPIVHEEVLKIDTSERPFKVITKNNEYKTKTIIIASGTRPKRLGLNEDRFVGKGVSYCTTCDAFFYLKKDVIVVGRDTPGVMSAINLKDIANKIYLITDKDKIKVAEPIMLDKLKEAKNVEIIYNAKPIEIIGKEKVEGLKIERDGKEEIFKADGIFVSLGHIPNTEFLGNSGIELRSGFVVVDKNCKTNIDGIYACGDVTGRVMQVSKAVGEGAIAMVNATKYIQRMG; from the coding sequence ATGATTTATGATACAATAATAATTGGTGGAGGGCCAGCAGGATTAACTGCAGGAATTTATGCAATGAGAGCAAAATTAAATGCTCTATGCATTGAGAAGGAAAATCCTGGAGGAAGGATAGCAGAGGCAGGAATTGTTGAGAACTATCCGGGTTTTGATGAAATTAGGGGCTTTGAGTTGGCACAGAAGTTTACCGAACATGCTAAGAAATTTAATTTACCAATAGTTCATGAGGAGGTTTTAAAGATTGATACAAGTGAGAGGCCATTTAAGGTAATAACCAAAAACAACGAATACAAAACCAAAACCATTATAATTGCCTCAGGAACAAGACCAAAAAGATTGGGATTGAATGAAGATAGGTTCGTTGGCAAAGGGGTTAGTTACTGCACAACATGCGATGCATTCTTTTACTTAAAAAAGGACGTCATTGTTGTAGGGAGGGATACTCCAGGTGTAATGTCTGCAATAAATTTGAAGGATATTGCAAACAAAATCTACCTTATAACTGATAAAGATAAAATAAAAGTTGCAGAACCAATTATGCTCGATAAATTAAAAGAGGCAAAGAATGTGGAGATTATATACAATGCCAAACCAATAGAGATAATCGGAAAAGAAAAAGTAGAAGGATTAAAAATTGAAAGGGATGGAAAAGAAGAGATATTTAAAGCGGATGGGATTTTTGTAAGTTTGGGGCACATTCCAAATACGGAATTTTTGGGAAATAGTGGAATAGAGTTGAGGAGTGGGTTTGTTGTTGTGGATAAAAACTGCAAAACAAACATTGATGGCATATATGCGTGTGGGGATGTGACAGGGAGGGTTATGCAGGTATCTAAGGCGGTAGGGGAAGGGGCAATAGCAATGGTCAATGCAACAAAATACATCCAGAGGATGGGATAA
- a CDS encoding helix-turn-helix domain-containing protein, whose amino-acid sequence MNLNQKKIRKIIRWKEKGKRTKVMAKKLNISERRVQQIWREYRETGRIPELKRRGRRQGT is encoded by the coding sequence GTGAATCTAAACCAGAAGAAAATTCGAAAAATAATTAGATGGAAAGAGAAAGGAAAGAGAACGAAAGTCATGGCAAAGAAACTAAATATATCCGAACGTAGGGTTCAGCAGATATGGAGAGAGTATCGGGAAACTGGAAGAATTCCCGAATTAAAACGTAGAGGTAGAAGGCAAGGAACATAG
- the rplJ gene encoding 50S ribosomal protein L16, with translation MALRPGKCYRGVDKPPYTRKEYIRGVPQPKIVHYIMGDLRRDFPIQMSLVAKESVQIRHNALEAARVAGNKYLTKKCGRMGYRFQIRVYPHQVLREHKMACGAGADRISDGMRLAFGKPIGTAARVRKNQPIITVWIEPDKLTDAKEALRRCAMKLPVSCKVVIEKGKELVK, from the coding sequence ATGGCATTGAGACCAGGAAAGTGTTACAGAGGTGTGGATAAACCACCATATACAAGAAAAGAATACATAAGAGGAGTACCTCAGCCAAAAATCGTTCACTACATAATGGGAGACCTAAGAAGAGATTTTCCTATACAAATGAGTTTGGTTGCTAAGGAATCTGTACAAATAAGGCATAATGCATTAGAAGCAGCGAGAGTTGCAGGAAACAAATACTTAACGAAAAAATGCGGTAGAATGGGTTACAGATTCCAAATTAGGGTTTACCCACACCAAGTTTTAAGAGAACACAAGATGGCATGTGGGGCTGGAGCGGACAGGATTTCTGATGGTATGAGATTGGCATTTGGTAAGCCAATTGGAACAGCAGCAAGAGTAAGAAAAAACCAGCCAATTATAACAGTTTGGATAGAACCTGACAAACTCACTGATGCAAAAGAGGCTTTAAGAAGATGTGCTATGAAGTTGCCGGTTTCATGTAAGGTAGTAATTGAAAAAGGAAAAGAATTAGTCAAATAA